The stretch of DNA tATGTAAACTATGTCCTCATGTTCTATTTAAATCTATACAAAATTCCTGTTTTTGGAATGATCAAACAAAAATGGTTGctattttaaatgaataaaaaaatgtaggCCGAATTTAATTTGGAGCACTTGGGATTTAATTCTGATTTCATTTTATGTTTTAGCATGTGCAGTTAGCTATAAGAATTAGCCAAAATAAATCTGGCGACTTTTTGCATGGAGTTTTGAGGAGTGGTGTCTGTATAGGAGATGCAGCCGGCGAGAAACAGGAAGACATCACATCAGCAATAAATGGTAACACAACGTCTTCTATCCTAACACATTGGTCACAGATGATCGTATCTTTCTCCAATAAATTGTACACTTTACACAATGAATTATATTTAcgctaaaaacacacatcatgaAGTTCCACTAAACATCGCCTACCCGATCAACTCGAGCAGCAGACTGTTCAGGCTGACTCCGGTCGCAGACTTGGCTCGCATCAGAACGAAAATCTGCGGGAACTTCAGCaccatgcacacaaacagcgtGCTGAAATTAGCGACATGTAAGAACATATCGGACTGCATTGTCTAAAGATGGAAATAACAGAATGTAAActtttgtaacaaaaaaaactagCTGCCAGAATCTGCTGCCCTGTCACCACTGTTAAGGTATTTGGATTTATAAAGTACATCCGTGttgaaatttcaaaataaaataatgccCAATTTCTATTTAATCCAAAATGTTTCGACTATGTTTTGAGAAAAGGCTAAACCGATTCATGGCATATACCTGGCTTATTAAAAGTGTCAAAACAGCTTACATTTACAACTATCTCCAGATGTTTAGagatgtgcttttattttgaaggcaaaCGTTATTGGTTCTTTTTCATTGTTTGTTAGTTTCCTGTCTGGCGGCAAACATTCTCACTTCCGCATACATCCAAtgaaatctgattggctgctacGCAGTTAGAAAAAGTCGGTCTGCGCTTcaagatttttatttattatttattcatttatttatttattcatttatttatttagcagccACACAACAAAAACCATCATCATGTAATTTCTCAAATCCATCAAAAAATATTAATGTGGCATAATTCAGCAGTAACAAATCCACCAGAATATTATAGTATCCAGAATGGCATTTATACAGTATAGCTACAACAACACAATAACCTGAGACCCAACCCTTTAGTTGTGCTTACATCGTATGTCCTCTCAGTGTCATTAGCTCTGATGGACAGGATCAATTGGCCCATAAAGAGGAAAATGTCCAAAATAAATCCTGTCCTTTGTCCCACAACACTTTAGAGGTCCACTTTGCCAGACCTGAATGGTCTAACAAGGCAGCATTTCTGGATCTCCCTTGCGCTTGTTATGGCCTACTGTCAGCCTGTCTCGTCTGCTTACTTCTCTTCCCAGTGGAGTGGATTGTTGTGTGCCATAAATCTGGTTGCTGGTGTTGGGGACTTTGTCAGAGAAGAGTGACAGGTTGCTGGGTAAAGGCTGTTCAGGCCTCAGCCGTCCCTATAAACATGGATAGAAATATTACAGATATACAGTCAGGCTGTCAAATACATCCAGTAAATATAGGTCAGCCTTTTTTCTTACCGTGAGATCAATGTTCCTGAGAAAGCTCCAGTTTTTCTCCCTGTGGACCAGAATTTAAAGTGATATTATCTACCACAACTTAACCCTGTAGACTGACACATCAAAAAAATAGccagaaaatatatataataattttttttggaACTGAGATgttttttaaacctttaaaggtagagtaggagatctTGATAACTCTGCGAGTAACAGCCAGAATTTGAAAATACACTcccgcctccttctctctgagcccgccctgaagccacgcccccTAGTCTCACGGACGCGCAGTACGCAGTGTTCACAGAAGACGACTGTGGTCGAGCACCGCGACCTGCATCAGCCGGATCTCATTCACAGGTGAAAAACACGTGACATCATCATAAGATGTTGAtggagattctcagtcatccaggtcatcatatgtagagaagattgaagcaaggcgtctggacttttttttaagaagacgtttcgctgctcatccaagcagcttcatcagttctaactgtttggtggggaaacatggtttatatgtggttacagacctcagtgggtgggtctgggtaaaacaatagcactaaatgtttccatacttacctgtgatgttctggctgactgggccaggtgtgtctaacgactggctaacgactatgaaactgccggagggggactggttgacagccctttgttcttactgtgagtatgtgcaaacttcctgggaatggatggaatcactgcattgtatgtggtagaaagatgatgtctgaggccaccacctctgttaagggaaggtttttccagcttaacatagatggcttccttgactcctctttcataccaccttttctctctgtctaaaatgtgaacattgttgtcctcaaaggagtgtcctttgtctttgaggtggaggtgaacagctgagtcttgtcctgaggaggtggctctcctgtgctgagccattcttctgtggagtggttgtttagtttctccaatgtacagatcagagcattcctcactgcactggactgcatatatcacattgctgtgtttctccctgggaatcttgtccttcgggtgaaccagtctctgtctcagtgttgtcataggtttgaaatggaccgggatgtcatggttgttgaagatcctgcggagtttctctctccccctcagacccatcgtcagcagcacaaactcagtcacatacaacgtggctaagcacttggctgaactcctgacgccactggtaggtaacacaccacatcacatccacaactctcaggactttgtgaacaaggtggagaagatccaaatggacccagatgacaccatggtctcatttgatgtcacctccttgtttacttgcatccctacatcagaagccacagagatggtaaggacgtgcctcacacaagacagcacactcaaggagagaaccagcctaacgccagaccacatctgtgacctgctggacctctgcctgaccaccacttatttccagtacaatgggaacttttacagacagaagcacagctgtgcgatgggatcacctgtgtctcctattgtggccaatctctacatggaagaagtggagagaagagccctgagttcctttcctggaaccacccccacccactggtttagatatgtggatgacacctgggtcaaaatcaagaccaacgaagtggaacggttcacagaacacatcaacgcagtggataataacatcaagttcactcgggaggacaccaaggacaacaatctggccttcttggactgcacagtacatattgaggaggacaggagcctcaatgtggaagtgtacaggaaacccacccacacggaccagtacctgttgtttgattcacaccacccactggaacacaaactgggagtcatcaggaccctgcagcacagagcacaaactgtaccaaccagctcagaggggaagaagaaggagcaacaccacatcaggaaggccctgcagacctgtggctaccccaagtgggcactcattaaagccacaaaaacaagaccccccaacaacaagaagaaggacaacaccaggcggagaaagaacatctccattccatatgtgtcaggagtatcagagaaactccgcaggatcttcaacaaccatgacatcccggtccatttcaaacctatgacaacactgagacagagactggttcacccgaaggacaagattcccagggagaaacacagcaatgtgatatatgcagtccagtgcagtgtggaatgctctgatctgtacattggagaaactaaacaaccactccacagaagaatggctcttTGCTTAGAatgctcagcacagtgtgttCCTACGCAGTCAGTTTATGTTATGGATGAACTCCTATAAAGCTAATCAACAAGGGTagcgatgctacacagccagttagcatgGGATGTATGaatcttcagtgcatttcctctgaGGTTTAcgttgtttacagagcagtctgctccctacagatattcagctacctcacatcaccagacacctacctgctctactttagtctgaacaccaatcatatgcaagacctgttcaaggacagtaaaactgtttattgacaatatataaatatttattgtttacGGATTGACAGATAAGAATTTAAATCCAGAGCCTGGAGCAgacccatcagctgctggagctccatctGATCCAAGTCTGACATCTGATctcctcaccatggtcctcctgcagcaggtgcagccagctgttgtttctgaaggagctgcaggctcagatgatgctgtggacaacctggtgactggtgcatcctcatgctgacatacacaggcctgtgtagcagggaggcgtcccacacctaGAACTGACCTGTTACTtcttcaggttctaacatgtttggtgcttctgttctttttttgttgatcatacatgaaaactgtaactgtgtttgttgtctattacggaaaacattcaatgtcttacatttgttattttaaaatgctgcacaaataatgaaaaccagatatgttggcaacagtttactgtatttggatttaaataaaatacattgcATATATATAATAGAACAAAatcagtgattattattatcacgtgctgtcctcaggcaggtgaagactggtctggtgcagtgTCTTGTCATAAGATcgcagagctgtggagagaatatcacaattacaaaatgtacagtaattacggCAAAAACTGAACAATGATATGCTCtcctcagcagagctgaggatgCAGATACAACAACGCAGAGACAACGTAGCATAATTAGCAGCCCTGACGTGACcatgataatgaccatcgaaaagaacaagaacaaagtctttgtatccacaccaagtttgtctgatcatcagagagaagctcagaaaaaccggtaaatggaataaaacctgcttCAAAACGCAGAAAGCAAAACTTATTCTGGTGAAAGCTGAACGCCTACCTGTACAGAAGAACCATGCCCACCACAGCAGCACGCTGTAGCCGCTTCTGCTCTCTCAGTCGTCGTCAAAGTTGCAAAGTCGTGTCAACAACCACTCTTGTCTGAATCTTTCTGATTCAAGCCGTTTTCTGGTGGTGGCTTTTCCCAAAACAGTGTTTCTTTTCCCAATCGCTGCCATCCGCCATCATGCGTCGATCCGGTGTTTAACTTGGTGTTCACGCGCATCGAGttcacgtacctctctggtgcgcgcagagtgacaaccagccaatactccacgcagggtccacccggaggattggctgatgtttttagcgttttatagcttccacagatgattcatattcttccttttaatgcgaaactgccgaactaatcggttgctattggattttaaagagaagtttcactaatttaacaaaaagtgcatcagaatgaaatctcctacccaacCTTtaaataaccccccccccccccaaaaaaaaaaaaaacaataataattttgCCATATCATTTTGattgtgagattttttttgtatcacaTGATACAGTCAGCAATTTTGGCAACTATTTGCACATGACATTGTTAACTTTAGCTACAAAAACAAATTTTACCCATAACATTTAGAAAATATAGAACATATGAGGAAACTTTTGCagcctttttatttctttttgtggCAGAGAAACAGTTTCTGTCCTTGTTTAGGCAAAGATGCACTTTACACATATCACACTAGACATGTGAGAAGTGATTACCGCAGTGCTTGCATCTCTGTCTGGTTTCCCATGTTGGAAAATGATCAATGCCATCCCTTCTCACATCAAGAGGCACACTGCAGCTTGGCCTTTGATGGGGTTGTGTTAGACTTTCTACTGGAGAGGACAGCGGTCTGCCATACTTGATTTTGgcctttcctttttccttttccaAAGCCCTCTTTTTGTACACTGTACAGGTTTGCTTGTTTGTTCTGAAGTTTCCTGAAGCATTTTATCAGTGATGAACTGTTTGAAAGTGCCTTCCTGAACACATGCAGCTGTATTCTTTCCTGTTTGCATTGCCCTTCACTGACTCCTTTCTGATTGTgtcctgtgctgttgttggtACCTCAACGTCTGTGCTGGTCTGGGCTATACTTTCATCTCGATAGTCTTTCTCATCATTGCTATCTGAACTTCATCATGCATGGCCTGAGGAGTCCATCCTTCATCATCTTCCCCTAACTGCTCCATATCACTTGAATTGCCATCCATTATCATGTTGGCGACATTTTCTATGTGCTTTCTttgtctgtcttcttcttctattcttTTTGAcatctaaaaatacacacaacaaagacgTATTACAAATTGGACAATATAGCACAGGCACAGGCATATGCAAAATATGCGGttgcttagggcccccaagagcaccaaaagtccatgataaaatatatatttatattttaaaatataacattgactaattgattaatacaaacgagatgatattacacattcagaAGCATGTATTACACatagtgcagcctataggatgatgaagcatctgatgctgaggtggtggtatgaaattttgcttagggccccataaaggcttgggccggccctgatATAGCATAGCAATTATGCTTTCAGATAAATTGCTATtgtgaaaatacacaaaatgaattttaaaatgGCATTTAAATCATTAATTAGAATAAATAAGTCATCAaaatagtgtgtgtttgtattgtggTAGGCATTATGTAGATTGCGTCACAATAATAGGACATTACCATTCAGTGCTAAAGCACCTTATTTACCTGGAGTATTAAATTtgatacacacatttttaacacGATTTAACTGTAATATAAAGACTGGGCCTACATAATTTAGTAATTATGCATTGTTTCACGTCTTCATAATTTGAAAAGATTTTCCTGCCAAAAGTGTTTGGGAGAGTTAATGACGGAGGCCATTTTGAAAAGGCCAAAAGAGCCCTTCCACTGCCAACAGAATGTTAatccactagatggcagaaCGCATGTATCAGGTTGTATACAACAGGTTTTCACGGAAATTATTGATCATGTTGATAATTTAGGGTTCTCAGAAACTCGTGTAGCAAATATGATACAAATGGTTTTTTAGGGTTAAATCATGTTTTTAGCTTATAGGCTACAGTATAA from Parambassis ranga chromosome 22, fParRan2.1, whole genome shotgun sequence encodes:
- the cimip5 gene encoding ciliary microtubule inner protein 5 encodes the protein MDFNNVKRASSAGYRLPERSNGIRPTTTTPPPPDRARYAGGETQTSHWKDPVKRDQVWKDLIWNERRVAREWEKNWSFLRNIDLTGRLRPEQPLPSNLSLFSDKVPNTSNQIYGTQQSTPLGREVSRRDRLTVGHNKRKGDPEMLPC